A window of Diabrotica virgifera virgifera chromosome 9, PGI_DIABVI_V3a contains these coding sequences:
- the LOC126891302 gene encoding general transcription factor II-I repeat domain-containing protein 2-like: protein MWSNITTQHVEDLKLASSLSIAVDESCDINDTAQVSLFVRFIAHSGPKEELLGLLPLKGQTRGEDITNAVIDCMDKHNIPLNKIVSISTDGEKSMTGVRKGFVAILREKINHEILFYHCIICAQTFPDKICKVMELAITNINSILAKALNHRQFKEFLVEMESEYADLLLHNKVRWLSRGNVLKRFASLFPEIKAYLLEKGVHYPELTDDRWIQNFYFMVDVTSHLNQLNRKLQGKGNLIFSMLEEVITFENKLSTFAQDFERETLFHFPSLLNYRQENNSSVDKHHFKTIILNMREAFLSRFQEFKNSRAT from the coding sequence ATGTGGTCGAATATAACCACCCAGCATGTCGAAGATCTGAAATTGGCTTCGTCTTTATCAATAGCAGTTGACGAGTCTTGTGACATAAATGATACAGCACAAGTTTCACTTTTTGTAAGATTTATAGCTCATTCGGGACCGAAAGAAGAACTTTTAGGATTATTGCCACTCAAAGGTCAGACGCGTGGAGAAGATATCACAAATGCTGTGATTGACTGTATGGATAAACATAACATTCCCCTGAATAAAATTGTGTCTATTTCAACAGATGGAGAGAAAAGTATGACCGGTGTAAGAAAAGGGTTTGTTGCTATTTTGAGAGAAAAAATTAACCACGAGATACTTTTTTACCATTGTATCATTTGTGCGCAAACATTTCCGGATAAAATTTGTAAAGTTATGGAATTGGCGATTACCAATATTAACTCCATTTTGGCGAAAGCTCTTAATCATCGACAATTCAAAGAATTTTTAGTTGAAATGGAAAGTGAGTACGCTGATCTTTTGCTTCATAACAAGGTACGTTGGTTATCAAGAGggaacgttttaaaacgttttgcGTCCCTATTTCCGGAAATTAAAGCATATCTCCTTGAGAAGGGCGTTCACTATCCAGAACTAACAGACGATCGCTGGATCCAAAACTTCTATTTCATGGTAGACGTTACGTCTCACCTAAATCAGCTTAATCGTAAACTACAAGGGAAAGGAAACTTAATTTTTTCGATGTTAGAAGAAGTTATAACATTTGAAAACAAATTATCCACTTTTGCTCAGGATTTTGAAAGAGAAACTTTGTTTCACTTTCCGAGCCTGCTGAACTATCGCCAAGAAAATAATTCCTCTGTTGATAAGCACCATTTTAAAACCATAATTTTAAATATGAGGGAAGCATTTCTCAGTAGGTTTCAGGAATTTAAAAACAGCAGAGCAACttaa